The window CCTTTTCGTGGGTCGCCATGACCAAGGACTGGAGCAGCAGAAAGAGCTCCTCGGGAAGCTGGCCGCTGCTCTCCTGCCCGTGGCTGTCGAAAGCCTCCCAGGAGTACTTCTCCAAGGTCTGGGCGTGCTCCGGCAGCAGCTTGGCGGGCGGTGGCTGCaggaggagcagcagcagcacgcGGGACACTTCGCAGCGGACCAGCACGTCTGAGAAGGCGCCCAGAGCGGCGGGAGAAGGCGCCGCAGAGCCGGCGCTAGCAGGGAGCGGCACCGGCAGGACCAGGGCCGTGTCGGGTCCCGGCGGGGGCCCGGGCGGCTGCGGCCCCTGTAGCTGTAGCTGTAGCGACGACGACGACGACGACGACGAcgacggcggcggcggcggaggctgCACCGGGTGGGTGCCGTGCTCCCGCGCCAGGCGCTGCATGCGCGTGAAGACCGCCAAGGCCGCGTTGTAGTCCCGCGCCAGCAGCTGGCAGGAGGCGGCGTCGCCGAGCGCTTGCAGCGCGGCCAGGGGCAGCTGGGGCAGCTGCAGCTGGGCGGCCCGCTGGAAGtggccggcggcggcggccggcTGGCCCAGGTCGCGCAGGGCGGCGGCCAGCTCGAGGcagagcgcggcggcggcggccggctGGCCCAGCTCGAGGTGCAGGCGCACGGCGGCGCCCAAGGCGCTGGCGGCGGCCTGCAGCGGCTCCCCGTAGGCGGCGGGGCAGACCAGGCGCTGGCGCGCGTCACGCTCCTGCCGCAGGAAGAGGCGCGCGGCCTCGGTGAGCGCCAGCGCCTCGCCGGGCCCGTGGAAGAGCGCCTGCTGGCAGCGGGCCACCGCCAGCTGGCACCAGGCGGCGTAGGGCAGGCACTCCTGGGCGCGCAGCTCGCGGCCCAGCTGCCCGAACTGCTCCCCGGCCTCGGCCACGTTCGGCTTCCGCAGGAACCGCTTCTTCAGCTTGTTCGACACCAGCCGGTACCGGGCCAGGAAGTCCCCGGCCTCGGGCCCCGGGCCCGCACCGCCGCCCAAACCGGCGCCGGCAGCCGCCATCTTCGCCGCCTCAGCGCTTCCGGGCGCGCAGACGTAAGCGGCGAACGTGACGGCGGCCGCAGCGGGCGGGCACGGCGGCCGCGACGTGCCGGCGTCACGCTGCGGCAGCCGCGGCCGCGCCCCCGCGGGGCGCCCCCCGCCCTCCCCTTGGCCGAGGTGACAGGCACATCGAGCTTTGGGAGTCGGGGCCTGGCCGGACGCTGGCCGCGTATGCAAAAATGGAGGGCGGGAGGGGCCTGGCCGGGCTAGGGCTGCTGCTAGGTTAGGACGGCTTGTTTACCCGCGTTGCCAGAGGTGCTCTAAACctgttaaaagcaaacaaacagccacaacaacaacaacagcaacaaaaagcaaaacaaaaaccaccaaacccattgccattgagttgattctgactctaagcgaccctataggaccgagcggaactgccccctagggtttccagggggcggctggtggattccaactgctgaccttttcggcTAGCAGTCCGGCTCCTAACCACtaggccgccagggtttccctaaaCCCGTTAGGCGGCTCAAAATTTACGGACTCCGACTAAAGTGGTCCTGCACGACCACCGTTCCTTTTTGGTGCCTCTCTTTACTGTTTTCCGCCTGCCTCCTCATCGTCGCCCCTGCCCCCTTGAAGTCCCTGTCCACCGCTGTGTCCCCCTTGCCACCCCGCCCCTGTGGCCCTTAGGCTTGCCTCCTCTGCATAAAGCCTTGGGCGCCACAGCCACGGTCTTCGGCTCCATCGCAGCTGGCACCCCCACCTTGGGGGCTTCACCCTGCCAGGGGGCCCCCAGACCTTGACCTCCTCAGAGGccgtggggggagggggggagtctTCTGCACCCCCCGCGCCCTCTCCCTGCACCGTCGCCAGGAGAGACTGCTCCTCCTCCGTCTCTGAAGCCCGGGAGTCAAGCCCCGGCCCAGACCACCACCACTctcaccccacccccccaccccccccacccctccaGCCATGTCCCTCTGGGATTCTCCACGTGCAGGCCTCAGGGCCACCGGCCGGCCACAGAGGGACTCACGCACACCCAGGGTTTCTGAAAACACTTTAATAGAACTGATACGGAGGCTGCCCGAGGCCGAAGGGAAGGCAGGCCGCCGGGTGCCTCCCCGGCTGGGGGCTGGGAGCGCGTCTGGCACGGGCCCTGGGACCCTCACTAGCGGGCCGGGGCCACCTGGGAGATGGTCGTAGTCAGGAAGAAGCCACTGAGCAGAGCGTTGTTGTGCACGGCCATATCCACGAGCTCCGGGGTGACGAGCCTCCTGCCGCTGTTCTGGGCCTCGTTGCCCGCCAGCTCCAGGATCTTGGCCGTCAGGCACTTGAGGATGGCCGCCAGGAACACGGGCGCCGACGAACTCAGGCGCTGGGCGTAGTGGCCCTCCCGGAGCAGATGCGCCACGTGGCTGGCGGAGAAGATCAGCTCGGTGCGAGAGCGGGTCCGCCTCTGGCGACGGGAGGACCCTCCACCtccccctccacctccaccacctccaccaccaccaccaccaccacgacgGCTCCGTTTCCCGGCCATGCGGCTCGGTTCGCTGCGACTTCTCCGGCGCGCCTGGTCCAACCGTCCAGCTGCTGCGGCCTCCACCGGCCTCTCACAACCGACGCTTCGACGCAGGCACCCCGCTGTCTCCTAGCGCCCGCCGACCGGCCCCTCACTGGTCAGAGGGGCAGCC is drawn from Loxodonta africana isolate mLoxAfr1 chromosome X, mLoxAfr1.hap2, whole genome shotgun sequence and contains these coding sequences:
- the LOC104847078 gene encoding 40-kDa huntingtin-associated protein, producing the protein MAAAGAGLGGGAGPGPEAGDFLARYRLVSNKLKKRFLRKPNVAEAGEQFGQLGRELRAQECLPYAAWCQLAVARCQQALFHGPGEALALTEAARLFLRQERDARQRLVCPAAYGEPLQAAASALGAAVRLHLELGQPAAAAALCLELAAALRDLGQPAAAAGHFQRAAQLQLPQLPLAALQALGDAASCQLLARDYNAALAVFTRMQRLAREHGTHPVQPPPPPPSSSSSSSSSLQLQLQGPQPPGPPPGPDTALVLPVPLPASAGSAAPSPAALGAFSDVLVRCEVSRVLLLLLLQPPPAKLLPEHAQTLEKYSWEAFDSHGQESSGQLPEELFLLLQSLVMATHEKDTEAIKSLQVEMWPLLSAEQNHLLHLVLQETISPSGQGI
- the LOC135228960 gene encoding histone H2A-Bbd type 2/3-like, which translates into the protein MAGKRSRRGGGGGGGGGGGGGGGGGSSRRQRRTRSRTELIFSASHVAHLLREGHYAQRLSSSAPVFLAAILKCLTAKILELAGNEAQNSGRRLVTPELVDMAVHNNALLSGFFLTTTISQVAPAR